TCTTTCATCAACATAAGTTCCATCAGATTTCTGGTGTGTTTTTTTCAGCACAGCAATGAAAGAAGAGTCTTCATTGTTTGCCTCCTACAACATAACATCAAACAAAGTAAGGTAAACTACcaagtttttaaaaatgaaatataaatgtttttaaaagtaaaagatGCATAAATATTACCAAAACATCCTGAACTTTGGCATAAGAACGTGAGCCTGCTCTGTGTCGGTGTACACCTAAACCATCACGTCTAGATAGACGAGAAGCGCGAGCTTTCTCACTTTTATCTTTGGCCTTTGATGTTCTCCAATACTCAGACATTACCCTCCAGTAATCAGACAAAATCCAATCAGGTTTTTCTCCATTTGACTTTGCGAGACTAACCATTCCTTTGAGACGGGTAGCGGCAAGTTGATCAAAGTTTTCTTTAACAAGATTTCCAATTGAGGCATCCCACTCAAATTTAGTCTACAAATTATATGATATCAAATGGATAAGTATATaaacgttatatatatatgatatcatTTAACAtatgtaaaaacaaaaatacatcaGATTTATATACCATTCAAACTCACCTGAAAGGTTGAAAACCATGCATCTTTATAAAACGGTGGTACTTTTTTCCAGCTATACCATGGTCCTCTAAAACAACCTTCAATGATCTTTCGAACACAAGTTGATACTTCAGTGTTGTTTTTGAACCTGttgtatatgaaacaaaattatttacttatattatttaCCTATAAACTGTTACTTACGAAAGTGTATTAAAGAGGAAGAGCATACCATTTAGCTCCATTTTGTCTAGCTGGGTGGAGTACACGAACATCACGTTGTACAGGAACATGTGCAACTTCTTCCCTATTCTCAACTGGTTCATGGTTTGCAACATGTCTTTGGGCACCAGCAGCTTGAGAACCAGAGGGTTGGGTAGTTGGTCCTGTCCCATAAGAACGCCCGCCTGATGTCATTGGTGGTCGAGTCATCTACAATGGGAAAACATAAAATGATCAGTTCATGTATTGAAGGTTTACAGTTACCAAGGATGCTCAGTATACATATCGTATTAGTATCTAAATGATAAGAATACAAAACCAACTTCTCTTTTCAATAGTTAATAAAAGATCGAAAGTGCTTCTGACCttgaataaaatataattgtattaTAGAATCTATTAAATTTATCTAAGAGCACAGTTCTAAAGaactttaaataattaaatccaAAGATTGTACTATTGTTTAAAGAATTGGTGAGCACACGATTCAAAGCAAACATTGATAACGAGTTCTAATCTTTCAACCTATACGAGTTAGATGATATATTACAAACaagaaacccataaacaataaGAATTAACGGTGAGGGAAAAAAACCTTGGAACACCACTAGAGAGGATTTTTGTGAGAGAGTAGTTTAGTGCTATAATTATGACGGCTAGTTGTGAGGTTACTTATATATTAAGGAGAACCGTAGGGTTTTTGACGTCttaatagaatatttaatcaataaaTAAGCATAATTTTTTAATGGGGATTTTGGCAAATTTTTATGGCGGTATCTTATAATTTCAGAATGCCGCTTCTAATGATCGAAAGTTCCAAAATTAACTTCTGTATGTAGATTTGTAATAAATAAGTAACTTATTGtattcaaaaataaactaaaaatcaacataaaatgcaaaaaaaaaattaatcaaattctTCATCACTTATTTCGATATCAGGATTTCCATCTTCAGCGTCTGAACCaagttcttcttcctcttccataTAATCAAGATCTTCTGCTTGACCATGTACATGTGCTAGTGTCTCAACGTGCAGTGGATCAACACAAACAATTGGATCAACATTTTCATATTGCATTGCAGTAAAATCCAAATTTTTGCTGACCAGTACTTTTCCCCTTGGTTGTATCATGATTGCTGCTTTCCAGTTTTGATCCTTTTTCTGTTTTATCCGTGGATATGGAACATAACATACCTGATCTGCTTGTGAAGCCAAAATAAAGGGGTCATATTTACCATGACGTCTGCTGACATTAACATCGATAATCCCTGACTTGTTTATGCGTATGCCTCTCTCAGTGATCGAATCATACCAATCACATTTGAAAAGTACAACTTTAAGATGTACTGGTCCTGGGTAGTGAAGCTCAAAAATTTCTCTTAGTACTCCATAGAAATCAGGCTCTTCGCTTGAGCCACAAGATGTTACGCCCTTAACACAAACTCCATAATTTGCACTAGTTTTATCTTTTCCATAGTCGTATGTCTGAAATATATATCCCCGACAAAAATACATTGGCCAAGAGATAACCTTTATCATTGGACCATGTACGAGTGTCTGCAACCATTTTGGATATAAATTATCCTTTGAAGTATCTTCCACCTGATTTGTATcaacataaatatttagtttaaaataaattaataaactaagTATCTATCAGAAATAATAAGAAAACTTTACATGTTTTTGTAGCCAGATTGAAAATCTCTGCTCTTTAAGCGTGATTAGATTGTCTCCAGTTATCCCAGGGTAAGAAACATTCATACTCTCATCAAACAACCTATATAAAAAATCCCACCGTGAACAATGACGAATGCTTATATATTCAGTATATGAAAATCAATTGATGTGCCTTTATTTTGTGTACCTTTCAAATGGCCCTAGCTCCTCACAATTAAGCAGAACATATGTATGTGCGATGTGGTGGTCTTTATCTTGAAGCCACAACTCTTTTTCTCTACCGCTGCCCCTCCCTGGTTGAGAAAAAATGTCTGGTATATCACTACACTGATCATCATGATTTCCTCCATCATAGTGTCGATCTTCTGCTCGGGCTTTCGTTTTGATATGTGGTTCAAAGTAGTAATTACCAAAAGTTGAAATCTCTTCGTTAATGTATTGTTCTACaatagaaccttcaactttcGCCTTATTTTTCACCATTTTTTTTAGATGCCCCATGTGTCTTTCGAAAACATACATCCATCGAAATTGGACTGGTCCTCCAAGTCTAGCTTCATGTGCCAAATGAATTGGtaaatgctccataacatcaaaaaaggATGGAGGAAAATTTTTCTCCAAATTGCAAAGAACCATGCGTATGTTTTGATCTAATATTGCAACACTGTCTTTATGCAATGTCCGTGAACAAAGATTCCGAAAAAACAAGCTAACACCTATAAAACAGATAACaaaataagatagagttatgtaaatattaaatataatcagGAACATATTTTGAAACAGAGCATAGTCGTTCCAAGTCTATCTAAGAGCAAGCAACACTTTATAAgacatttagaagaaaaaacataACCTAAAAGTCAAAGAAACCTTGACGGCAACGTCTAAAGCCTTAACGTAAATGACGCAAAATTATCTAACCAACTAATATTAATATCGACAAGGATAAAGGCACATTATTACAATTAAAAACAGAGCACTACGTAAACAGAGCACAGTATTTATGaaactttatatatagaaaaattcaTTAAACAAAGCAAAATTATCTCACCATATATTAAAACTAGAGCACTAACGTGAACTTTAAAGTCTAACAAATAAATGTCAGTTTCTTTAATTGTTCttaacaaaacatatataaatctatataaAGCAAAACTTAAGAACTGCAgatcattaaaatttaaaacagaaTATCCTGACATGTTTTAAAGCAAAGCACTACGAACTCAAATCAAAACAGAACACTATGAACTCAAATCAAAGCAGCAGCCTCAAAAAATAACTGAAAAAATAGAGAAACGACcatagacaaaaatataaatgtaataaAAAGTTTTGTGTTTACCTGATAGTGCTTCATGCACAGATTTATCCATAAGTTCAGCAAACGCAACTGGAATGAGCCGTTGCATTAGAACATGACAATCGTGACTTTTTGTTCCTGTTAATTTACCACCAGATAAGTCAACACACTTTGACAGACTCGATGCATATCCATCAGAAAACTTAACATCTTTTTCAAGCCATTTTAAGAAAGCTGTTTTTGCATCAGCTTGTAGTCTGAAAATTGGAATGGGAACCTTGCCATCAGTTGTTAAGTGTAGATCTTTCCTGTTACAATACTCTTCCAAATCAAGTCGTGATTTGATGCCATCCTTTGTTTTTCCTGGAACATTCAGTAGAGTATTGATGATATTATCGAAAAAATTCTtttctatatgcatcacatcaagATTGTGTCGAAGTTTATGGTTCTTCCAGTAAGGTAACTCCCAAAAAATGCTTtgcttgtgccagttgtgaatGTCACCATAACCCTTTAAGCGCCCATGGTTTCCTCCGCAATCAACTGTTTTTGGCAAACCATTTACCTCGTTCCATATTTCCTCGCCTGTAAGCAACTCAGGTGGATCGTCAGTCACAACCCTccctcttttaaaatttttcctATTGCGCCGATAGCTATGATCTGCTGGTAGAAaacgacgatgacaatcaaaccaacttgtttTTCTGCCATTCTTCAACTGAAATGCATCAGTCTGGTCCATACAATAAGGGCATGCCAATCGACCATGAGTTGTCCATCCAGAAAGCATAGCATAagcaggaaagtcacttattgtccacataagCACAGCTCGTAAGATAAAGTTCTCCTTAGTAGAAATATCATAGGCCTCAATCCCATTAACCCACAGATCCTTTAACTCTTCTATCAGTGGCTGAAGAAATATATCAAGACTTCTCTTAGGATGATTAGGACCAGGGACTAGAATGGTTAGAAACATAAATTCTTGTTTCATGCACATCTCAGGTGGCATATTATACGGAGTCAGAATAACAGGCCATAGCGAATAATTATGTCCAGACATACCAAATGGATTAAAACCATCCGTGCATAACCCAAGGTAAATATTTCTCGACTCAGATGCAAATTCAGGATATACCTCAAGAAAATGTTTCCATGCTTCTCCATCTGAAGGATGACACATTTCTCCACCATTCATTGTATGTTCTGCGTGCCATCTCATGTCTCTTGCAGTATTATTAGATTGATATAATCGCTTCAATCTATCTCCAACCGgcaaataaaacattttgttgTATGCAACCTTTTTCTGTCCAGACTTTTGAGTAGGTCGATATCTGTCTTTTTTGCAGAATAGACAGTTTTCTAGATTTGCGGAATCCTTCCAAAATAGCATACAATTATCTTGGCAAACATCAATTTTCTGATAAGGTAAACCTAAAGACCGCATAAGCTTCTTTATATCATAGTAAGAATTCATTGAATTGTTACCTTGTGGCAAATACTCTTGCATCATCTGAGAAATCGAATCCATACAATTTTGAGGCAAATTATAATCTGTCTTCAAACTCATGAGTCGAGCTGCTAAAGAAAGTTGTGAAAGACCTTCTTTACATCCATCATAAATTGGATGTTTGGCAGCAtccaaaatattgtaaaacctTTTAGCCTCAGCATTAGGCTCTTGTTCCATATTCTGATCGAATGAAGTTTCCTGATTACCATCTGCATATGCATCTGATACCATTGACACGTAAGGATTTACTGTTTCGGTTTGAGAGTCAAAACCAGAAGCATCTTCACTAGCAATTATATTCTCAGGATTGTTTAGAATATTATAATTCTCTCCGTGAGAAATCCAAACCCAGTAGTTGCATGTAAAACCCCTATTATATAGATGACTCCACACAGATTTTTCTTCTAATAATCTTCCATTGTCACACTTATAACATGGACAAAAAAGCTTGCCATTCTCGAGAAATAGAGGTTGTTTCTTAGCAAATTCCATAAAACTCTCTAAACCTTGACAAAAAGTTTCTGAAACTTGATTAGTGGAGCCATCGATTCTTTCATACATCCACTTTCTTGCAATTTTAATATCATTATTCAGTGACATTATTTTCTACAGCAGAGAGCTTCTTTTTCCTTCTCCTCGACAGTAGATGGCTTGAGAATCAAATTGGACTCTTTTCTGTTTTTCTAAGTCTCGTACGTATGCTATGTATAAAGAGATTAggattataatttataatataaaaaggaaataataaagtatATTCCATATTAGATAAGGACTTAGTCCTTATAAATAGGTATGcactgaataaaaaaaaaagtaacattGACATATGTTTGTAAAAGaatttctcttaatttttaaatatagttaTGCAACTATTTTTATAGACTCAAAGGTTTGTCACAAATCGTGAAAAAGTAAACATCAGATATTTGGTTTTAATTAACTACAAAATTATTACATCATTTATGTAAAAGTTTGCAACAATAGATATATCTTTCGTCGGTATTAGTTAATGACTAAAGGTGAGTCACATTTACGTACCAAATAGAGACGTATCTTTCCGTCACCGTTTCGTATCCAATTTGTGATGATACGTATAGTCATAATACCGTCACGACCGTTACGTTTATCACTATAGTAACAATTACGTCTGTAGTTGTGACTAAATATAGCAACGACTTACATCGTCATAATATAGTGACGAAACAACTACAGAATTAAGACGAAAAAATACAGTCACAACTACGTATTAAAAACGTCACTAAATTGTGACCGAGACAGTTCGTCTCAAGATGTAGTCACAATATatccttttttttgtagtgcttgttgagcgtgctgtgaacgttgaggaggccattgctgctgagagagcttcttctagcAATGCCGCACAACAtagacgtccatctgttccATTCCAGCCTCAGCCGCATTCTGCTATGCAGCAAGGACGAGGAGGTAGAGCTTTTCGGGGAGGTCGTTCTGGAGGTTCTAGACCTAGAACCCCgacttgtttcacttgtggccagctGGGCCATGTTATGAGGGATTGTCCGACCATGGGACAGTTCCAACCGGCTGTACCATCTCACATCacttgtttcacgtgtggagagcGAGGACATTATGCGACATCACGTCCACGCACTCATCTTGCTCAGCCTGTTGTTTCGAGTGCTCGACCCGCCAGACCAGTTAACCCACCTCTACCCTTACCTCCTGctaagcgtcaagccactgctggtagggcttacgctttagagttaccaggaccatccggaccacctcagggtccaatttcaggtttgttttcttatccaattgagtgttgcataattttttttaataatttgtgaattagtgataaaaaattttttttataaaagtggttgagtaagtaattgacggtaaagtcaattattgtcagggactttgcttgtgggtggaatatccgcccacatccttttcgattcaggagcaacacatagttttgtagctcccgaagtagcatcccaattcgatggagaattcactaaagtgaatttatccattcccgttctaactcccggagatcaagttcttgaaactgaaggctatattctaagagttccaatcattatccaagatatggtttttccggctgatttgttagttctccccttagagaggtacgaggtaatcttagggatggattggctgtcaagttaccgagctcaccttgattgtggtcgaggaaagattgttttcgagagagatacccaacccccgttagcttaccatggcatagtaccaagtgatggagcgtcattagtgtcAGCTTTGAGTATTGACaaccttttggagaagggtgaagaagtatacttagtgaccttagttgctggaccagtagaagacgagaaagagcagaacatggaagaaataccagtagtcagagaatatgaggacgtgtttaaggcattagagggattgccgccgtctaggagtaacccctttagtataaccttagaacccggattagctgcaatagcaaaggcaccataccgaatggcaccagcagaactcgctgagttgaagcagcagctagctgatttgttagacaaaggtttcatacgtcctagttgatcaccatggggagcacccgtgctatttgtaaagaagaaagacggaagcatgcggttatgtattgattatcgtggaatcaataacgtaaccataaaagacaagtacccactcccaagaattgatgagctattagaccagttacaaggcgcaagctggttttcgaagattgatttagcttcaggctatcatcagattccgATTTCCGAAGCCGATATCATGAAGACTCCCTTTAGAACCCGCTATGGACACTTTGAGTTCGtagtaatgccttttggtcttaccaatgccccggctgcatttatgctactgatgaatgaagtatttcgggattacctggatgagtttgttatcatattcattGACGACATCCTCATATATTCCCGAAGTGCAGAAGAACACGAAAGGCATCTACGACTAATTTTGGAGAGTCTCCgagatcaaaagctttttgCTAAGCTTAGTAAATGTTGTttctggaaaggagaagttggCTTCTTAGGACATCGAGTGTCAGAAGAAGGAGTTGCCGTCGATCCAGAAAAGATAGCTGCTATTAAGGAATGGCCGCATCCGACTTCTGTTACCGAGATTCGAAGTTTTCTTGGATTGGCCGGCTATTACAGAAAGTTTGTCCAAGGATTTGCAAGCGTATCAAAGCCTTTGACTCGTCTTACCGGTAAAGGGATTGCTTTTGAATGGAGTATAGAAACCGACGAAGCAttcgaaaagttaaaagaagctttgacgactgcacctatcttagcattgcctaagcctaaccaaccatacaccatgtatacggatgcatctcatgttggtttaggttgtgtgctgatgcaggacgataaggtaatcgcctatgcatctaggcaactaagaaagcatgaagtgaattatccgacacatgacctagagatggctgcagtagtatttgcccttcggatttggcgatcgtacttgtatggtgagaagatccaagtgttcactgaccataaaatccttaagtatcttttcactcAACCTGATTTGAACCTAAGGCAAAGACGATGGATGGAGTTCATAGCTGATTACGACATGCAGATCCTATATCATCCGGGAAAAGCCAACGTTGTTGCTGATGCGTTGAGCAGAAGGAAAGTTGATGTAGATATTGAAAAAGAACTCCAGAACCTGGAAGCGGAATTCAAGATGATTAGTTTGGCTGCCTTAGAAGGAGAGGAAAGATAACCTCTAGGACTACAAGCAGTAAGCCAAGCTGGTTTACTTTCTCGTATCCGAgaatatcaaatgagagatgtgaacctgaagaagatacgagagcagttgaatgaagaaaacttcggaggatatcaagttgcaagtgatggaactttgttactcgatggtcgagtaactgttccgaaaggagaaggacttcaagaggagattctaaggactgcacaccattctctcttaagcattcatcccgggagcacaaagatgtatcgagatatcagaagatattaccactggcaagggatgaagagagatgttgccGTATGGGTTTCTCAGTGTCAGAGTTGTCAGCGGATAAAAGCTGAACACCAAGTCCCAGGTGGCTTACTTCAAAGCTTACCTATCCCTAAATGGAAATTGGATGCAGTAGCGATGGACTTTATTTCTGGTTTACCTCGAGCACCCGGCCATGGGAATgatgcagtttgggtgattgtcgATCGGCTCACCAAATCTGCTCATTTCCTACCGATGAAACTTACAGACAAAGTTGAGACGTTAGCAGAGCTGTATTTGGAGGAGATAGTAAAGCTTCATGGGGTACCAGCAAATATAGTTTCATACCGAGACCCACGCTTTACAGCTGAATTTTGGCGAGCCTTTCAACAAGCCTTGGGAACTGATTTGCATATGAGTACTACGTTTCATCCAGAAACCGATGGCCAAACCGAAAGAACCATTAGAACTCTGGAAGATCTGTTAAGGTTGTGTATCTTAGACTGGAATGGTCCGTGGGAAAAGTTTTTGCCGCTGATGGAATTCTCCTACAACAATAGCTACCACTCTAGTATTGGTATCTCGCCATACGAAGCATTGTATGGTCGACCTTGTAGAACGCCAGTATGTTGGGCAGAAATTGGtgagagaagaattcttggtctagaaatagtagatgaggctgcagaaaaagtaaggataattcaagccaatatgaagaaggctcaagaccgacaaaagaagtatgcagaccgcggtaGAAGATAAGTCATTTATGCAGTAAATGATTTAGTCTTCTTGAAAGTAGGTGCAcaaaaaggaaaggatcgatttGGAAAAATTGGGAAGCTAGCTACTCGTTACATTGGGCCGTACCAAATTTTCGCCagagttggagaagtagcctatagactagaacttccacacatgcctatgcatccggtatttcatgCGTCGATGCTGCGTAGGCATATACCAGATCCGATATGGCCGAGCCGCAGCAaccagagaacttgcaacctaacctcacttatcctgaaggtcctttgcgaataggcgagcgtcgtatcaagaaattgaagaaTAGGGATATTTcgcaagttcaagtattttggggaaagcgacagagagttgttataacatgggaggatgaagataagttccgagttgattatccagaagtcttctcagataccccagtcgtccagtaaagggtgtacacttgtattttgagaattcggggacgaattcttttaaggggggggggaagagtgtaataacccttatgagccaataaatttttggtcgagaaaaatcccgctcgaccagtttttagttggttcaacaaggattaataaaaataaagatcgacccggtagattaattcctcgaagggactgtcttgtggttgaaagaccttcacttgatagtttggtcgagtcttaaatattttggtcgaatttttattaaactggaagagattttccgagaacaagacgagagccaaagacaaggaatatttggttgaaaaattattgaaaattatcaaccaactgctacaattaattttggaccagactcatgtcttccaccagcctgcttgctcagtctttaatcacatgacttacagctgcctgcttgcctagcttcttcagtaactgtcacatgacaatcacaagctgcctgcttgccttgtttcttagattgtcatgtgagaagcacatgaaagggctggagtttcttcaggttaaggaaaggacagcagcttgtgctgagattgctgaagcagctggacagctgtccccactcagcttagctttgtcctgagtgaaaccctcacctgaagcaagctcacctcatatttaacgcctctccagctgcttcccacgttcagaaccctgcagaaaaacctagagaatttcagagagaaagagagaaagaagaacagaaaaatcaggaaaataaatcaaaacaaaattggtggtgacctaatctttaaccttagctcagtttgttacattgagaaagatcagaaggtgagatttttaaataaaaccctagacctagttgagttcagatcatgatcagaccttgatctttctctttgatcagtccagccacaagcttaccttggagaagaggatcagctgaggccatctagtccattggttcatcttggtaagctttggtctcttacctcagtcatgtcttgatcagagctagttgatgtttacataagaacttggtcggatcagttctctaagtggtgatatagtttagattttgattaatttcggtttgaatcaacctcttagaataaccagctatgatgttttgatctggccttgagtaaaccgatttgaattcagtctgatcttgtcctgaacaATGGTAGACTGACAAGAACCGAGCTGAAGTTGTATAGTCTGagcagaaccaagcttgaactgatctgatctaaggtgttaaggcatgaaccgaactgatcttgtgatcataccactctgtttcaggtcagaggtagagtaaagcttgaagtatccagtcctgtccactcagccttgttcaagtggaactcaagtcttgtccaagccagtttcaagactaatctttaggtgagtctagatagatgttgagattgattgagttagtaaagtctctcaagtttataagaatggtgttatgtttacttattgtgaactatacataagagtaatcaaaaggttaaagtgaggttaatcataatcatagtacttgttctcaagtactaatcttaattatgaaataatcatggttttgattatggattaatcttggtttaattaagtattaatcttggattaattgagaattaatctgagattaattaaagagtaatcatgattaattaagtactaatcttggattaattaaagattaatatgagattaattaaggattaatctaggattaattaagagttaattatgattaattaaagattaattatgaattaatttttggaatgattatggaagtaaaatcatgtgaagtcttgttatattcactatccctaaagcccccgcattaccgtgacttggtcctgcgaatggtacaaggtcatgaagacacgataaTGGgatagctccctggagaccg
This window of the Brassica rapa cultivar Chiifu-401-42 unplaced genomic scaffold, CAAS_Brap_v3.01 Scaffold0189, whole genome shotgun sequence genome carries:
- the LOC103875299 gene encoding uncharacterized protein LOC103875299, whose protein sequence is MTRPPMTSGGRSYGTGPTTQPSGSQAAGAQRHVANHEPVENREEVAHVPVQRDVRVLHPARQNGAKWFKNNTEVSTCVRKIIEGCFRGPWYSWKKVPPFYKDAWFSTFQTKFEWDASIGNLVKENFDQLAATRLKGMVSLAKSNGEKPDWILSDYWRVMSEYWRTSKAKDKSEKARASRLSRRDGLGVHRHRAGSRSYAKVQDVLEANNEDSSFIAVLKKTHQKSDGTYVDERARLIAEKFDECVQERLSEMENSSGEDLTIDNLTLEEKNEIYSKIVGTSKQGRVFGLGSLQRGVLMPLESSTGSPLGSADVGTITHRVGELEAELQKSHDEYEDLKKRIEAVEAFCFNTN
- the LOC117129830 gene encoding uncharacterized protein LOC117129830, producing MSLNNDIKIARKWMYERIDGSTNQVSETFCQGLESFMEFAKKQPLFLENGKLFCPCYKCDNGRLLEEKSVWSHLYNRGFTCNYWVWISHGENYNILNNPENIIASEDASGFDSQTETVNPYVSMVSDAYADGNQETSFDQNMEQEPNAEAKRFYNILDAAKHPIYDGCKEGLSQLSLAARLMSLKTDYNLPQNCMDSISQMMQEYLPQGNNSMNSYYDIKKLMRSLGLPYQKIDVCQDNCMLFWKDSANLENCLFCKKDRYRPTQKSGQKKVAYNKMFYLPVGDRLKRLYQSNNTARDMRWHAEHTMNGGEMCHPSDGEAWKHFLEVYPEFASESRNIYLGLCTDGFNPFGMSGHNYSLWPVILTPYNMPPEMCMKQEFMFLTILVPGPNHPKRSLDIFLQPLIEELKDLWVNGIEAYDISTKENFILRAVLMWTISDFPAYAMLSGWTTHGRLACPYCMDQTDAFQLKNGRKTSWFDCHRRFLPADHSYRRNRKNFKRGRVVTDDPPELLTGEEIWNEVNGLPKTVDCGGNHGRLKGYGDIHNWHKQSIFWELPYWKNHKLRHNLDVMHIEKNFFDNIINTLLNVPGKTKDGIKSRLDLEEYCNRKDLHLTTDGKVPIPIFRLQADAKTAFLKWLEKDVKFSDGYASSLSKFTIVMF